The DNA sequence TCCTTCGTCTCCTGCGATCAATGCAGCTGCAGTCGCAACCCCTGGAGGCCATGATCCACTGGCTGGGTACATTTCAGAATCATAGACCTTATATACAAAATATATCCCGATTAATGTAGCGATAGTACTTCCCAGCAGCATAGGAATTACTAACTTCAAGTCTCCAAAGGCATACAAAATGCCCACCGCGAGCAGACCGCAATTAGCAGCTGCAAACCCTCCTGCTGATGTCATCGTCTGAACTAAATTTTGCCGATCAAGGTTTCTAAATTTCGACAGTGCTGCCGAAGGAATCCTAGCGATAGACATTGCTATCAAAGCACCGATGATGGAAGTATTGGGAGTGATTCCAATACGCGCTATGATCTGCATACAAATAATTGCCGAAAAGAATGTTACAATAAGGCTTATCAAGAAAGTTTCTTTTTCCATTGCTTTGACGTGTTGATTAGTATTTTGAGACACCTTCTCATCCCTCCTGTTTTTATCTTGTCAACTTTGTTTTTCAAGTAGTAATTGAATGTAATAAATAGCATGGGAATATAGTTGATAATGTTGAATTGTATATTGAACAAATAGAGATAATAAGTTCTGAATACCGAACTTAAAAGTTAAGCAGACGGCTGAATTATTTAGAAATATATATGTTTTAATTCAATGCTGTTTTTATTTTATAGCTATAAATGGATGTGATACAATGTTTGATATATTGCAAAAAATGAGGAGGTTATTGTGCATAATGAACAAAAGCTATTTTTAAACATCCGCTTTGTGTTGATATACAGAATGGAAAAATATGGCAAGCTGCAAAATAGAGTTGCTCTTGCTATCAAGCAGTTGATCGCCTAACAATTCTTCAATCTGCCCTAGACGATACCTTAGCGTATTTCTATGGATTTGGAGGAGGGATGACGCAATCTGTTGATTTTTACCGGACTCCAGAAAGACCTTCAAAGTTTTAAAAAGTTCTGTTCCCTGGTTGGCATCGTGATCCAAGATAGGGGAAAGCATATGAGATGCGGTCGAAATTATTTCCCCAAGTTGCGGGTGTTCGAGAATTATTGAAAGCATCTTTATCTGGGAAAAGGGTATAACTCCAATCTTGTAACCTAAGACTTTGCCAAGCTGAGATGCCACTTGTGCCTCGTTCAAAGAATGTTTTATGCACTTGCCAAGAGGACGTGGCTCGCTTAATCCAAGCAATAAATCCTTACCTTTAAGTTGACCTTTTAAAAATTCAACTACTTCCTTAATTGTTTCTACGGGTAAATCTCTAAGAAGAATTACTAGATCTTCATGGCGAGGAGCGAGGATAAATTCGAGATCAGCCCTTAATAGGACATGCCGCAAAAGAGCGATATCATCATTATTAAAATTAAATCCGACAGAGGAAGTCAAAACACCGATACGCACAGGAGTGCCCCTTTCCCATCCATACGATCCAAGTTCTTCAACTGCAGTTTGTACATCACCCTCTAAAAGTTGAATGAAAACATCACTTTTGGCCAAGCTTCTTTTCAGGCTTTCTTCCGATTTTATAATCTCAAACATTACATCTTTTATAATTTGTATATAAGGTACATTGATCGGTAGGCCAATAATGGGCATGGAATAGCGATTTGCAGCTTCGATTACAGAAGCTGGAAGGGAGTTTATAAAACGCCCCAGTTTTATTCCGAATCCAGCTAAATTTCGCTTTGCACCCACTTCGACAAGCTTACTCAATCCATCTTCATTGTCCTTAAAGGCAAAGGCAGTGGTAAGAATAAATTCATAGGAAACAAGCCAATTTTCGGCATCAGGTACCTCCAGTATATCTAGGTATTTTATTTTCCTGTTGAGACCACTTTGCCCTGCTAAAATAGAGGATCCTGAGAGAACTGGTAACTTCAACATTTCATTCACTGAAATCATATTTTGGCCTCCAAATTTGGGTGAACGTTATATGCTTTCTGCACAACAACATGGCCATCCAATTTATGCTTTTGACACATTGACTGTTTTTTCAGACACAATATAATTTTATCAGCTATTTTGGTGATCATTCTTTTTGCTTGAATTATCCTACTCAGTTTAATTATTCCCCAGTAAATGTAATATTAAAATTATACAACCTGATTTAAAGATCAACAAATCATTATTTTATATCGAGGTGAATTAATAGTGCAGGAAAGAGAAGAGCTTATCCTCAACCCAGTTCCACAAGAAGAACGCACAGGATGGAGGGCTCCGCTTTTTAATATACTAGGTTGTAACATAGCCATTTCAGAACTAATGGTTGGCGGAGCACTTATAGCGGGTATGACTTTCAAGGATATGGCTATAGCTTCAGTCATCGGCAATCTTTTGTTGGTAGTTATATTGTCCATCCAAGGATATATAGGATACAAGGAAGGGCTTAACACTTACATCCTTGCAAAAGGGGCCTTTGGCAATGTGGGAGGCAAATGGATCATTTCCTTGATCTTAGGAATTACGAGCTTTGGTTGGTTTGGAGTCCAAGCTGGAGTAGCCGGGTTGTCGATCCAAAAGATTTTTCCAAGCTTTAATTTCACCATTACAACTATCGTAATAGGACTGTTGATGGTAATCGTGGCTACGTATGGGTTTAAAACTATGGCGGTCTTCAATTATATAGCAATACCGCCATTGATTATTTTGCTCACATGGGGGTTGATCAAAACTGTAGGAATTAATAACATTGATACCATCAAATCTTACATACCTTCTCAACACATCAGCTTAAAAGAAGGTATCAATATGGTCGTAGGATTAATTATAGTTGGTGCAGTGATATCTCCAGATTACCTTCGCTATGCTAAAAGGACTTTAGATATTTTCATGGTAGGATTTATCGGTTTTGCCATCATATCCATTTTCCAACAGATTGCAGCAGGCATCATTGCAATGCAAGCGCCGACATGGGATATAACGGAAGTACTTGCACAGCTTGGTTTCAACTGGATTGCCTTTGCAATACTACTGTTGGCTGCTTGGTCGACAAATTTATCAAATGCTTACTCCGGCGGTTTGGCACTTAAAAACTTATTTCCGAATATAAACAGATCTACATTGACATTCATCGCGGGATTGATAGGAACAACAATAGCAGCTTTAGGTATTGTATTTAAATTTCAAAGCTTTCTTGGATTCTTAAGCATGATGATACCCTCAATCGCCGGTGTAATGTGGGTCGAGTACTACATTATCCAAGGAAGGCAGTTTAGGGTCCGCGAGGGCATTAATGTTCCAGCGTTCCTTGCTTGGTTGCTAGGGTTTTTGATATCTTACCTTTCGACAAAATATCAATACGGTTTACCACCGATAAACGGCATCGTAAGCGCAAGCATTTTATATCTTGTTTTTGCCCGCTTGTTTCATCTTGCTGAAAAATAATAAATAAATGATTAATTGGAGGGCTGTAAAATGTCAAGGATAGTGAATATCGGGATCGTCCAGATGGATTCAAAACTAGGAGATGTGCCATACAATATCGATCATGCCAAAAGTTTGATTGATATTGCCGTAAAGGCAGGCGCAAACATAATATGTTTGCCAGAGCTTTTTGCTACTGGATATAATTTAAGCGTTCTTAAAGACAACGTTGTGAAGTTAAGCATTCAATATTACGAACAAATTTGCCAAGAAATTTCAGATATTGCCAAACACAATAAGGTTTACATAATCGCCCCCTTCGGTGAAAAAGGAGAGGTTTCAGGAGTAGTATATAATTCTGCCTTACTATTTGACGACGAAGGAAAGATGATGGGAAGCTTTGCGAAGACACACCTTTGGACACTGGAGCGATTGTATTTTAAAGAAGGATCAAGATATCCCGTTTTTGAAACGAAATACGGCAAAATCGGCATAATGATATGTTACGATGCCGGCTTTCCGGAGGCATGCAGGAGTTTATGCTTAAAAGGAGCTGAAATTGTCTTCGTACCGGCAGCATGGAGAAAACAGGACAAAGATATGTGGGATCTGAACCTTCGGCAAAGATCCCTCGAAAACCTCTTATTCACAGTTGGCGTCAACAGAGTAGGAGTAGAGGAGGATTTACGCTTATTTGGGGGCAGCAAAATATGTAACCCTAGGAGTGAAGTAATATGCGAGTTGCCTATCGACAAGGAAGATATCACGGTTTTTAGCATCGATTTAGACGAAGTAGTTGACCAAAGAATCCAAATACCGTATCTGAGGGACAGGAAGCCATGGCTATACACAAAACTTGTTGAAATGTAAGTAAAATCACTCTTTGAAGATGGTGCTAAACAATATCATTTCATGGGTATCTTGAAATATTCATCGAGCTTCCATTGGTGTATTTCGCTGTATTTGGGCTTTTCGTAAGCTCCCACTTTACTTGTCGTCCAGTTCAGCATATTTTTGCAACTTACCAAAAATTCGGCCTCTTTGCACGCAGCTATCATGGAATCTATCACTGGAACGCCAAGTTCATCCTGAACCTTTTGAAAGAACCCAAACTCTTTAGTGCATCCCAAAACTATAACCTCTGCGCCATCTTCTTTCACTGCACGTTCTGCTTCTCTCAGAATCCTTTCTTCCGCAAGATCCTTCTTGTCTTGAAAATCAAGGACGCCTAGCTCAACCGAGCGAAACGACGCCAGCTTATTTTCAAAACCGTATTTTCTCAC is a window from the Acetomicrobium flavidum genome containing:
- a CDS encoding nitrilase-related carbon-nitrogen hydrolase, coding for MSRIVNIGIVQMDSKLGDVPYNIDHAKSLIDIAVKAGANIICLPELFATGYNLSVLKDNVVKLSIQYYEQICQEISDIAKHNKVYIIAPFGEKGEVSGVVYNSALLFDDEGKMMGSFAKTHLWTLERLYFKEGSRYPVFETKYGKIGIMICYDAGFPEACRSLCLKGAEIVFVPAAWRKQDKDMWDLNLRQRSLENLLFTVGVNRVGVEEDLRLFGGSKICNPRSEVICELPIDKEDITVFSIDLDEVVDQRIQIPYLRDRKPWLYTKLVEM
- a CDS encoding PucR family transcriptional regulator encodes the protein MISVNEMLKLPVLSGSSILAGQSGLNRKIKYLDILEVPDAENWLVSYEFILTTAFAFKDNEDGLSKLVEVGAKRNLAGFGIKLGRFINSLPASVIEAANRYSMPIIGLPINVPYIQIIKDVMFEIIKSEESLKRSLAKSDVFIQLLEGDVQTAVEELGSYGWERGTPVRIGVLTSSVGFNFNNDDIALLRHVLLRADLEFILAPRHEDLVILLRDLPVETIKEVVEFLKGQLKGKDLLLGLSEPRPLGKCIKHSLNEAQVASQLGKVLGYKIGVIPFSQIKMLSIILEHPQLGEIISTASHMLSPILDHDANQGTELFKTLKVFLESGKNQQIASSLLQIHRNTLRYRLGQIEELLGDQLLDSKSNSILQLAIFFHSVYQHKADV
- a CDS encoding cytosine permease; the encoded protein is MQEREELILNPVPQEERTGWRAPLFNILGCNIAISELMVGGALIAGMTFKDMAIASVIGNLLLVVILSIQGYIGYKEGLNTYILAKGAFGNVGGKWIISLILGITSFGWFGVQAGVAGLSIQKIFPSFNFTITTIVIGLLMVIVATYGFKTMAVFNYIAIPPLIILLTWGLIKTVGINNIDTIKSYIPSQHISLKEGINMVVGLIIVGAVISPDYLRYAKRTLDIFMVGFIGFAIISIFQQIAAGIIAMQAPTWDITEVLAQLGFNWIAFAILLLAAWSTNLSNAYSGGLALKNLFPNINRSTLTFIAGLIGTTIAALGIVFKFQSFLGFLSMMIPSIAGVMWVEYYIIQGRQFRVREGINVPAFLAWLLGFLISYLSTKYQYGLPPINGIVSASILYLVFARLFHLAEK